In Eubacteriales bacterium mix99, the DNA window TTGTCAAGCAGATCGTGGAATAAATGCAGCTGACAAGATTGATTGCTGTTAAAATTAATGAAATCAATCAAGACCACTGTTGCTAGTAAGAATATTTCAGGATGTCTCTATTCTTTCTTTCCCTACAGTAAATTGACGCTATCTTTTCCATTTTGTCAATTGACACCTTGTCCCCTTTAAATTATAATAAAAAGGGTAGAAAAGAGATGTATTTCATATAGGAATATGAAACGATACAAGGTTGCATCTTTTACATAACACATGATAGATTCATAAGTTTTCTGTGGTCAGGGCAGGACATGCCCTGTTGAAAGGAATCCGGTGAGAATCCGGAGCAGTTATCCCTGCTGTAAGGGGGACGAAAGAAGCAAGGGCCACTGGAAGGAAAGTTTTTCGGGAAGGCGCTTTGAGTAGGAGGAACCCAAGCCAGAACACAAAACACGGAAAGGAACTCAGTTGCAGCGTCCATAGGCAGAATGGAGGTGTGTTTTTTGCGCTCTTTTTTTGTTGCAAGGTTTATCGTTCCTGCAGACGAGTAGGGCAGAAATCATTTTCCTTTCCTATCTTTGTTACAGACGGTCAGGTGATAAACATTGCTTGCGGTGAAAGTGTTTATAAGATTACCGGGAAGCAGAGCAAGCGGAGTAAGGAAATATTATTAGAAAAGGAAGATATCGAAAAATGAAGATATTTATGAAAGAAATGAAGAAAATCGCGGCAGTTCTTCTTATCGTAATGATGCTGTTCATGCAGTTTCCTGCTTCGGTTTTTGCTGATGCAAAAGTCGGACAAGTTAAGGTTATTGCAGAGAATTCCACATACTCCAAAGAAGCAGGTACAGCAAGGCCGGTAAGTGCCATAATCCAGGAAACAAGGGCATATATGCTGTCAATCGACAAAGCTCCCGCCGTGGGAAGCGAGTGGTTTGTTTTGGGCCTGGCAAGAAGCGGAATGGATTTAAACGATCCTTATTTTGCAACTTATTACAATAATCTGGTGGAATATCTGAAACAGAATAATGGGGTATTGCACAAAAGAAAATACACGGAATATTCCAAAACGATTCTTGTCCTGACCGCTATGGGAAAAGACGCGGAGAATGTGGGCGGATACAATCTCCTGGAGCCCCTGGCGGACTTTGCCGGCGTAAAAAGGCAGGGATTGAACGGTCCGATCTGGGCATTGATTGCTCTCAGCTCCAAACCCGATTACAAAATTCCAAAGGCAGCCGGCGATGTGGAACAGACAACGGAAGAGAAGCTGATTCAGTTTGTTCTGGGGCGGCAGCTGGAGGACGGAGGATGGGCCCTGGCAGGCAAAAAAGCAGATTCCGACATGACGGGAATGGCTTTGCAGTCCCTGGCTCCGTATTACAGGAAAGCGGGCTATGAAGAAGTCACCCGGGCAGCGGACCGGGGCCTGGACTGCCTGAGCAGTATACAGAATGAAGCAGGAGGATACGGCAGCATGGGAGTGGAGACATCAGAGTCCAGCGCGCAGGTTCTTACCGCGCTGACTGCTCTGGGTGTGGATCCGCAAACGGATGCCCGGTTTATCAAAAATGGAAAATGGCTGGTCGGAAATCTGATCTCCTACCATGTGGATGGAAGCGGATTCATGCACGTCAAACCCGGTGGCGGGAATAACGGAGGCGCGGCGGCAGGTACCGTGGACGGCATGTCTACGGAACAGGGATTTTATTCTTTGGTGGCCTATCAGAGATTTCTGGATGGGAAAACCAGTCTGTATGATATGTCGGATTTGAAGGCAGATCCCGGAAAGGAACCAGGGGAACCCGAAAAGGAACCGGGGGAACCCGAAAAGGAACCGGGGGAACCCGAAAAGGAACCGGGGGAACCCGAAAAGGAACCGGAGGAACCCGGAAAAGAGCCGGAGGGTCCTGGAAAAGAGCCGGGGGGTCCTGGAAAAGAGCCGGGGGGTCCTGGAAAAGAATCGGAGGAACCCGGAAAAGGGACAGAAGATCCCGGAAAGGAAACGGACAAGCCGGGGAACGGAGGGCATACGGGAGACGGGAGCCACACCGGAGAAACGACCCCTAAAAACGGTGTCCCGTCATCCGGAAAGACGAAATCCACGACTTCCGGAAAGTCTGCTTCCCGGAAGATCTTCCCTCATAAAACTGCGGTGAAAAGTATTTCGATGGAAAGAACCGTTGCTCCAAAGTCCTCGCTCAAAAAGGTGGCATCCAGGGATACCGCTGTAAAAGAAGAGACAGGGACAAAGGAAGACATCGGTGCAAAGCAGCCGTGGAGTTTCCAGGGGGCAGAATATAAGCCTGAAAAGGCTTTGAAGGGGAAAGGCACAAAAAGTATCCCGGCAGCTGCGAATTCTGAACAGAAAGAACACTCTCAAACGTTGCCCGGGAAGTTTTTCCCCTGTCTGCTGTGTATTCTCGGCGGCGGCGCGGCCATCGGAGCAGGTGTTTACTTCAGGAAAAGAGCGAAAAAGGTATCATAGCATAGGGAGAGAGGAAATTCATGAGACGAAGAATCGTTCGGACTCTGACATCTGTTTTACTGGCTGGTATGATGCTGTTCGCAGCCGGTTGTGATTTCAGTACCAACAGCGGGAAAGCAGCAAAATGGGATCAGCAGGCCGGAACCTTCAGTACAAAACATGAGAAAAACGGGGATGCCCTGAAGGAAAAAAATGAGCTTCCCGGGGATGGAATCATTACAAAGGCTCAAATGAAGACGATAGCGGGCAGGGATGGAAGCTATGAATTCTATTCCGAAGATCCGGATACCGGCATCACCTACACCTGGACCTATGAGGGAGAGAAAATACAAAACCCCATAGAGCAGAAGATGAAGGTACGCTTTCCGGAGGAAAAGACGGAGAAAGTGAAAGAATCCGCCAATCACGCCACTGTTGGCCTGGGAGTTGCTCTGGAAAAGGCAAATCTGGCAGCTCCCGCGAAGCTGACTTTGTCCCTGCCGGAAAAACTGGATGCGGATTCTGTTGTTTTATGTAAGCTGGTAGACAAAAAGCCGGCAAAAATGTGCGGCGTTTCCATCGGCACCGATACAAAAGAGGGAAAGGAAATAACCACTTTGAGCTTTCCCGTCCTGGAAATGGGAGATACCTATTATCTGGTAGGCGGAAAGACAAAGGCGGATGAAGTGGATGAAGTAGCTTCCGGGGAAGCTGTTTCCAATCAGGCGGATCCGGGCAAAGCCTCTTCCGGCGAAAAAGGAACTCCTGCAGAAAACAGCGGTTCAGGGCAAAGGGCAGCCAAGGTGACGGAAGACACTTCCCCCGGCGTGGGGAGCACGCAGGGTCCGGAAAAGACAGCAAA includes these proteins:
- a CDS encoding terpene cyclase/mutase family protein; protein product: MKIFMKEMKKIAAVLLIVMMLFMQFPASVFADAKVGQVKVIAENSTYSKEAGTARPVSAIIQETRAYMLSIDKAPAVGSEWFVLGLARSGMDLNDPYFATYYNNLVEYLKQNNGVLHKRKYTEYSKTILVLTAMGKDAENVGGYNLLEPLADFAGVKRQGLNGPIWALIALSSKPDYKIPKAAGDVEQTTEEKLIQFVLGRQLEDGGWALAGKKADSDMTGMALQSLAPYYRKAGYEEVTRAADRGLDCLSSIQNEAGGYGSMGVETSESSAQVLTALTALGVDPQTDARFIKNGKWLVGNLISYHVDGSGFMHVKPGGGNNGGAAAGTVDGMSTEQGFYSLVAYQRFLDGKTSLYDMSDLKADPGKEPGEPEKEPGEPEKEPGEPEKEPGEPEKEPEEPGKEPEGPGKEPGGPGKEPGGPGKESEEPGKGTEDPGKETDKPGNGGHTGDGSHTGETTPKNGVPSSGKTKSTTSGKSASRKIFPHKTAVKSISMERTVAPKSSLKKVASRDTAVKEETGTKEDIGAKQPWSFQGAEYKPEKALKGKGTKSIPAAANSEQKEHSQTLPGKFFPCLLCILGGGAAIGAGVYFRKRAKKVS
- a CDS encoding DUF4430 domain-containing protein, producing the protein MRRRIVRTLTSVLLAGMMLFAAGCDFSTNSGKAAKWDQQAGTFSTKHEKNGDALKEKNELPGDGIITKAQMKTIAGRDGSYEFYSEDPDTGITYTWTYEGEKIQNPIEQKMKVRFPEEKTEKVKESANHATVGLGVALEKANLAAPAKLTLSLPEKLDADSVVLCKLVDKKPAKMCGVSIGTDTKEGKEITTLSFPVLEMGDTYYLVGGKTKADEVDEVASGEAVSNQADPGKASSGEKGTPAENSGSGQRAAKVTEDTSPGVGSTQGPEKTAKGSVDIRDRTAGNGKSDQSNKDDGNAGNAQKDRTEKTAHTCTISIDCLTISANSGKLNSSKKGFVPKNGWILSSKTVEYTPGETVYDVLYRVCRERGIQTEASYTPAYSSYYVEGIHQLYEFDVGDLSGWMYSVNGWFPNYGCSKYEVSDGDTIAWRYTCDLGRDVGDQYWENGQ